The following are from one region of the Fusarium keratoplasticum isolate Fu6.1 chromosome 4, whole genome shotgun sequence genome:
- a CDS encoding Catalase, translating to MVSSKLIVSFGLVALSVGQCPFADPDHHLAARDEQSSRDHLKEYEVDDSKGYLSSDVGGPFEDQESLKAGERGPSLLEDFIFRQKITHFDHERVPERAVHARGAGAYGTFTSYGDYSNVTAASFLGSRGKKTPTFVRFSTVAGSRGSADTARDVHGFATRFYTDEGNFDIVGNNIPVFFIQDAIQFPDLIHAVKPSPDSEIPQAASAHDSAWDFFSQQTTTLHTLFWAMAGNGIPRSYRHMDGFGVHTFRLVTDDGDTKFVKWHWKTKQGRASLVWDEAQHIAGKNADYHRADLWSAIESGNGPEWELCAQIFDEDQALAFGFDVLDPTKIIPEEYAPLQRLGVMKLDANPVNYFAETEQIMFQPGHIVRGIDFTEDPLLQGRIFSYLDTQLNRHGGPNFEQLPINRPVSPIHNNNRDGAGQNFIHRNTAAYTPNTLNKGYPLQANQTQGKGFFTAPGRKASGNLVRERASTFADHWSQPRLFYNSLTKVEQQFLINAIRFEMSHLKSGEVKKNVLRQLNKISHDIAARVSKALGLEAPDADSKYYHNNKTAGISIFGTKLPSIATLTVGVLASTDSGNSIKQAKVLKDALAKDKVTVTIVGEVLGDDVEMTYTAAEAVGFDAIVVASGAESLFSDKKSTLFPPGRPTQIIVDGYHWGKPVGFIGSAREAAKAAGVGKGDGVYLTSDVNTIVENLKDGLATFRFTNRFPLDE from the exons ATGGTGTCGTCTAAGCTCATTGTCTCTTTCGGTCTTGTTGCTCTGTCGGTTGGACAGTGCCCCTTTGCTGATCCGGATCATCATCTCGCAGCCCGAGATGAACAATCCTCCCGTGACCACTTGAAGGAATACGAAGTCGACGATAGCAAGGGGTACCTCAGCTCAGATGTCGGCGGCCCTTTTGAGGATCAGGAGAGCCTCAAAGCCGGAGAGCGTGGCCCAAGCCTGTTGGAAGACTTTATCTTTCGCCAAAAGATCACTCATTTTGATCACGAACGA GTCCCCGAGCGTGCTGTCCATGCCCGGGGTGCTGGTGCCTATGGAACCTTTACAAGCTACGGCGACTACAGCAACGTTACCGCGGCTTCGTTTCTCGGCTCTAGAGGCAAAAAGACTCCGACCTTTGTTCGCTTCTCGACCGTAGCCGGTTCGAGGGGTAGCGCGGATACAGCGCGTGATGTCCATGGTTTTGCGACCCGGTT CTACACCGATGAGGGCAACTTTGACATCGTTGGGAACAATATTCCTGTCTTTTTCATTCAGGATGCAATCCAATTTCCTGATCTCATCCACGCTGTCAAGCCCTCCCCTGACAGCGAGATCCCGCAAGCTGCTTCAGCCCACGATTCAGCATGGGACTTTTTCAGCCAGCAAACCACCACCCTTCACACTCTGTTCTGGGCAATGGCCGGTAATGGTATCCCGAGAAGCTATAGGCACATG GATGGCTTTGGCGTGCACACCTTTCGCTTGGTGACGGATGACGGTGACACCAAGTTCGTCAAGTGGCACTGGAAGACCAAGCAGGGAAGAGCGAGTCTCGTGTGGGATGAAGCCCAGCACATCGCTGGCAAGAACGCCGACTACCACCGCGCCGACCTCTGGAGTGCCATCGAGTCTGGTAACGGGCCCGAGTGGGAGCTCTGCGCGcagatctttgacgaggaccAGGCCCTCGCGTTTGGCTTTGACGTGCTCGATCCTACTAAGATTATCCCTGAGGAGTATGCTCCCCTGCAGCGTCTCGGCGTCATGAAACTGGACGCGAATCCAGTCAACTATTTCGCCGAGACGGAGCAGATCATG TTTCAACCCGGTCACATCGTACGTGGAATTGACTTCACTGAAGACCCTCTACTGCAAGGGCGAATCTTTTCATACCTCGATACCCAACTGAATCGACACGGAGGCCCCAACTTTGAGCAGCTGCCCATCAACCGGCCTGTTTCTCCTATTCACAACAACAATAGAGATGGGGCTGGACAGAACTTTATCCACAGAAACACGGCCGCGT ACACTCCCAACACCCTCAACAAGGGTTACCCTCTGCAAGCGAATCAGAcccaaggcaaaggcttTTTCACTGCCCCTGGCCGAAAAGCCTCCGGGAACCTGGTGCGCGAAAGGGCCTCCACCTTTGCAGATCACTGGAGTCAACCCCGACTGTTTTACAACTCCTTGACAAAGGTTGAGCAGCAGTTCCTGATCAACGCGATTCGCTTCGAGATGAGCCACCTAAAGTCTggggaggtcaagaagaacgTTCTCCGCCAGCTAAACAAGATCAGTCACGACATTGCAGCCAGAGTGAGCAAAGCGTTGGGCCTCGAAGCCCCTGACGCCGACTCGAAATACTATCACAACAACAAAACGGCTGGAATATCCATTTTCGGGACCAAATTGCCCAGCATCGCGACGCTGACAGTTGGAGTCCTGGCATCGACAGACTCGGGCAACTCAATCAAGCAAGCCAAGGTCCTCAAAGATGCACTAGCAAAGGACAAGGTGACTGTGACGATTGTGGGTGAAGTCCTCGGTGACGATGTCGAAATGACCTACactgctgctgaagctgttggTTTTGATGCCATCGTTGTCGCCAGCGGTGCTGAGTCGCTCTTCAGCGACAAGAAGTCAACTCTCTTCCCTCCAGGTAGACCTACACAGATCATTGTCGACGGATATCACTGGGGAAAGCCGGTTGGTTTCATTGGAAGCGCAAGagaggcggccaaggcggcGGGAGTGGGCAAGGGAGATGGCGTGTATCTGACAAGCGATGTAAacaccatcgtcgagaaCCTCAAGGATGGTCTAGCGACCTTTAGGTTTACTAACCGCTTCCCCCTTGATGAATGA
- a CDS encoding HET domain-containing protein has translation MPNGSRSRDPRDTDSRDPRDADSPERDRDRERDRDRDRDRDRDLDRDRDRDLDRDLDTDLDRDYDRDHDRDRDHDRDRNRDRDRDRDRDRDRDRDRDRDRDRDRDRDRDRDRDRDRDRHREKDRVIPREPRARDHPPSKRNSITDRLLGSFRAARGGDKDGHGHGNNHPPPVASSIGRRASSVVKGSPIPRIKEWLDTCNADHNHHCAISSETEVTTWHPTYLINVVERRLVKGTPKDRYLALSYVWGPRHNTTPQMYTQLLQSNVEAFQDTLPNTDIPQTFLDAMWLAKKLGIRHIWIDRLCIVQDSPEEMEDNVKHMAYVFANAYLTIVAASGDVNSGLVSLNPRRSSVRNMRPGNNNHQDLVVASPWYSRGWTLVERLYSRRCVFFFEDAVTWECHCETWQGSPNSVMKKLKGNRQGCTGTIPDAILAYQHSPWPDLDEYARIVMDYSARKLTHVDDTLPAFSGITHVLSRSFPGGFVFGMPIMFLDIALLWRPHASIRRRALPKPPFLPSWSWMGWWFDNIPVDLTLWRAAADYVEEARSGKRGQESKRYKSAHPFRIRPTVTWSLTNRTATVPLMNTGLQYRELRGRRSPTSDLPPGWTRSGSYYKHDSDESALFKYPIPVEDPPETNSYEPPVGEQAYPVPMLSFRTTTGHFEVDFLSTLAHRDRPNPPLAVGNIWGKTNKWAGQFRAHDGWLGVQSSNYDGEERLEFIAVSTATERRGSHVFDTERFEEHMDADEMIDIVNVLWIERIGEVAYRRGIGHILLKAWEAQAKEEVGVLLG, from the coding sequence ATGCCCAACGGGAGCCGCTCTCGCGACCCCCGCGACACCGACTCTCGCGATCCCCGAGATGCCGACTCTCCAGAGCGAGACCGCGACCGCGAGCGGGACCGTGATCGGGACCGtgaccgagaccgagattTGGACAGAGACCGCGATCGAGACTTGGACAGAGATTTAGACACGGACCTTGATCGCGACTATGACCGTGATCATGACCGCGATAGAGATCATGATCGAGACCGCAATCGGGATAGAGACAGGGACAGAGACCGAGATCGAGACAGGGACAGGGACAGGGATAGAGACAGAGATAGGGACCGCGATAGGGATCGGGATAGGGACAGAGATCGCGACAGAGATAGGCATCGCGAGAAAGACCGCGTCATCCCTCGAGAACCTCGCGCTCGAGATCATCCGCCCAGCAAGCGCAACAGCATTACCGACCGCCTCCTCGGCTCTTTCAGAGCTGCTCGCGGCGGCGACAAGGACGGTCACGGACATGGCAACAATCACCCACCGCCAGTGGCCTCGTCCATCGGGCGGCGCGCCTCATCGGTCGTCAAGGGCAGTCCCATCCCTCGCATCAAGGAGTGGCTCGACACCTGCAACGCCGACCACAACCACCACTGCGCCATCTCCTCCGAGACCGAGGTCACCACGTGGCATCCGACATATCTCATCAACGTCGTCGAGCGCCGCCTCGTCAAGGGGACTCCCAAGGACAGGTATCTCGCTCTGAGCTACGTCTGGGGGCCACGCCACAACACCACGCCCCAGATGTACACCCAGCTGCTGCAGTCCAACGTCGAGGCTTTCCAGGACACCTTGCCCAATACTGATATCCCGCAAACCTTCCTTGACGCCATGtggctggccaagaagctaGGCATTCGACACATCTGGATTGATCGGCTGTGCATCGTTCAGGATAGCccggaagagatggaggacaaTGTCAAGCACATGGCATACGTCTTTGCCAATGCCTACCTCACCATCGTCGCGGCCTCTGGAGATGTCAATTCTGGATTGGTTTCTCTCAATCCCAGACGTTCTTCTGTACGCAACATGAGGCCTGGGAACAACAACCATCAAGATCTGGTAGTGGCTTCGCCTTGGTACTCGCGGGGCTGGACGCTCGTTGAACGTCTCTACTCCCGGCGCtgcgtcttcttctttgaggaCGCCGTTACCTGGGAGTGTCACTGCGAGACATGGCAGGGGAGTCCAAATAGTgtcatgaagaagctcaaggggAATCGTCAAGGATGCACTGGAACCATCCCTGACGCGATTCTCGCTTACCAGCACTCACCTTGGCCCGACCTCGACGAGTATGCTCGCATCGTCATGGATTACAGCGCGAGAAAGCTGACTCACGTTGACGATACTCTGCCTGCGTTCTCCGGCATCACGCATGTCCTCTCGCGCTCATTCCCAGGAGGCTTCGTCTTCGGCATGCCTATAATGTTTCTGGACATCGCTCTCTTGTGGCGTCCCCACGCCTCAATCCGTCGAAGGGCCCTGCCGAAACCGCCATTCCTCCCCTCTTGGTCCTGGATGGGCTGGTGGTTTGATAACATTCCAGTCGACCTTACACTATGGAGAGCCGCGGCAGACTACGTCGAGGAGGCCCGCTCGGGGAAGCGCGGCCAGGAATCAAAGCGGTACAAGTCTGCGCACCCGTTCCGCATCAGGCCGACCGTCACCTGGAGCCTCACGAACCGGACCGCCACCGTGCCCCTCATGAACACGGGCCTCCAGTACCGGGAGCTCCGGGGCCGGAGGAGCCCCACCTCCGACCTTCCCCCGGGTTGGACCCGCTCCGGCTCCTACTATAAACACGACAGCGACGAGTCGGCGCTCTTCAAGTATCCCATCCCAGTCGAGGATCCTCCCGAGACAAACAGCTACGAGCCGCCCGTCGGCGAGCAGGCCTACCCCGTGCCGATGCTCTCATTCCGAACAACGACGGGCCATTTCGAGGTTGATTTCCTCTCCACACTCGCTCACCGCGACCGGCCGAACCCGCCCCTTGCTGTGGGAAACATCTGGGGCAAGACGAACAAGTGGGCGGGCCAGTTCCGTGCGCACGACGGCTGGCTGGGTGTGCAGTCGTCCAACTACGACGGCGAGGAGCGCCTCGAGTTCATCGCCGTGTCGACAGCCACAGAGCGACGAGGTTCGCACGTCTTTGACACAGAGAGGTTCGAGGAGCACATGGACGCCGACGAGATGATCGACATTGTCAATGTCCTGTGGATCGAGCGCATCGGCGAGGTTGCGTACCGCAGGGGGATTGGCCACATCCTGCTCAAGGCATGGGAGGcgcaggccaaggaggaagtAGGGGTTCTACTCGGATAA
- a CDS encoding Phosphoribosylamine--glycine ligase gives MAENLIVLLVGKGAREHALAWKLSQAPSVKRVLVFPGNAGTEQGHPKVSNLETNFEATDYRQLAELATEIGVGLVVVGPDDAVVDGIEGFFKDVGIPCFAPTKEAAELEGSKTFAKDFMAKYNIPTAAYRNFDDIESAKTYVKEADHRVVIKADGLAAGKGVVLPETKQEALSELDSIMKADGKFSAAGSSVVIEEFMEGDEISILTFSDGKTFRSLPPGQDHKRVFEGNKGPNTGGMGVYSPVPFATQDVLDEIDRSILQPTFDGLEKEGRPFVGLLFTGVMITPHGPKVIEYNVRFGDPETQSAMMLLSEDTDLAAVLLACTSGTLGQANLSMRSGFACNVVVASQGYPGRYVTGVPITLQTCPKYVQAFHAGTFRDKNGRLRTGGGRVFSVAAWGSTLQEAVETAYEGTKSVHFDGMFSRKDIASR, from the exons ATGGCAGAGAATCTCATTGTTCTCCTCGTTGGAAAGGGTGCGCGGGAACATGCCCTTGCCTGGAAGTTGAGCCAGGCGCCGTCAGTCAAAAGGGTGCTCGTCTTTCCTGGGAATGCGGGAACAGAGCAAGGTCACCCCAAAGTCTCGAACCTCGAAACCAATTTTGAGGCAACAGACTACCGTCAACTAGCTGAGCTTGCGACAGAAATCGGAGTTGGTctcgttgttgttgggcCTGATGACGCTGTCGTGGATGGCATCGAGGGCTTCTTCAAAGACGTGGGCATCCCATGCTTTGCTCCAACAAAAGAAGCGGCTGAGCTCGAGGGATCCAAGACTTTCGCAAAAGATTTTATGGCCAAGTACAACATTCCTACTGCCGCATATCGGAACTTTGACGACATCGAGAGCGCAAAGACCTACGTCAAGGAGGCAGACCATCGAGTCGTCATCAAAGCCGACGGCCTCGCCGCTGGAAAAGGAGTTGTGCTACCTGAAACAAAGCAGGAGGCATTGTCCGAGCTCGACAGCATCATGAAAGCTGATGGAAAGTTTTCGGCTGCTGGCTCTTCTGTAGTGATTGAGGAGTTCATGGAGGGAGACGAGATCAGCATCCTGACCTTTAGCGATGGCAAGACTTTCCgatctcttcctccaggACAAGATCATAAGCGCGTCTTTGAGGGAAACAAGGGGCCAAACACTGGAGGCATGGGCGTCTACTCGCCAGTCCCTTTTGCAACTCAGGATGTCCTGGATGAGATTGACAGGTCCATCCTACAGCCCACGTTCGACGGACTTGAAAAGGAGG GGCGCCCCTTTGTTGGGCTTTTGTTCACAGGTGTCATGATCACGCCCCATGGGCCCAAGGTCATCGAGTACAACGTGCGGTTTGGTGACCCAGAAACGCAGAGCGCCATGATGCTCCTCTCGGAAGATACAGACCTCGCTGCTGTTCTTCTCGCATGTACCTCAGGAACTCTTGGTCAAGCCAACTTGAGCATGCGCTCAGGCTTCGCATGCAATGTGGTTGTTGCTTCTCAGGGGTACCCAGGGAGGTATGTAACAGGAGTGCCAATCACTCTCCAAACGTGCCCCAAGTATGTTCAAGCTTTCCATGCCGGTACTTTCAGAGACAAAAACGGCCGTTTGAGAACTGGCGGGGGGCGCGTCTTCTCTGTCGCCGCCTGGGGAAGTACCCTCCAGGAGGCCGTTGAGACCGCATACGAGGGTACAAAGAGTGTTCACTTTGACGGCATGTTTTCGCGAAAGGACATTGCTTCTCGGTGa
- a CDS encoding 1-(5-phosphoribosyl)-5-[(5-phosphoribosylamino)methylideneamino] imidazole-4-carboxamide isomerase, protein MTRFRPCIDLHAGQVKQIVGGTLDSSSSALQTNFVSQHPPAHFAQLYRDNGLSGAHVIMLGPGNEGPAKEALQAWPGGLQVGGGINDKNAKEWMDAGAEKVIITSYLFPEGRFSQARLDAVLEALGGDKNKLVIDLSCRRRGVDSWFVAMNKWQTITDMEVNQESIKALEPYCAEFLIHAADNEGLQKGIDEKLVERLAQWCTIPVTYAGGGRHLEDLEAVKQLSNGKVDLTIGSALDCFGGSGVKFDDCVEWNKRQGN, encoded by the exons ATGACACGCTTCCGTCCTTGTATCGACCTCCACGCCGGTCAGGTCAAGCAGATTGTCGGTGGAACTCTCGATAGTTCTTCGTCGGCCCTGCAGACAAACTTCGTCTCGCAACACCCTCCGGCTCACTTTGCCCAGCTGTACCGGGACAATGGGCTCTCAGGAGCCCACGTCATCATGCTAGGCCCAGGCAACGAAGGCCCAGCAAAGGAGGCCCTTCAAGCTTGGCCGGGTGGTCTTCAAGTTGGAGGCGGTATCAACGACAAGAATGCAAAggagtggatggatgcaGGCGCGGAAAAG GTCATCATCACGTCCTATCTGTTTCCGGAGGGCCGCTTTAGTCAGGCAAGACTGGATGCGGTTTTGGAGGCGCTCGGCGGTGACAAGAACAAGCTAGTCATTGACCTGAGCTGCCGTCGTCGCGGCGTGGATTCTTGGTTTGTGGCCATGAACAAATGGCAGACAATCACCGACATGGAAGTCAATCAAG AATCCATCAAGGCTCTGGAACCCTACTGCGCCGAGTTTCTGATCCACGCCGCCGACAACGAGGGTCTCCAGAAGGGAATCGACGAGAAGCTTGTGGAGCGGCTCGCCCAGTGGTGCACGATTCCGGTGACCTATGCCGGCGGTGGTCGACACCTTGAAGACCTAGAGGCCGTGAAGCAGCTCAGCAACGGCAAGGTGGATCTCACAATCGGGAGCGCATTGGACTGCTTTGGGGGGTCAGGGGTCAAGTTTGACGATTGCGTCGAGTGGAACAAGAGGCAAGGGAATTAA
- a CDS encoding Coronin — MAGRFVRASKYRHVFGKSTRKEFCYDNIHISRNAWDTNLVKVNPEYLSVNWDASGGGAFAVVPLSERGKVPDQIPLFRGHTASVLDTDWNPFNDNIIASASEDGKVFIWEVPQGFTLHTDAEDIVDVAPVSKLAGHSRKVGQVLFNPSAENILASASGDFTVKIWDVGTGQSPLVLRHNDIVQSLSWNASGSMLVTTSRDKKIRVWDVRQEKPVHEAPGHGGAKNSRAVWMGEHNRFATTGFSRMSERQIALWEPGRTEPIGGFTMLDSISGVCMPFWDDGSNCLYLAGKGDGNIRYFEYENDKFEFLSEYKSGDPQRGIAFMPRRGINVHDNEVMRAYKTVNDSYIEPISFTVPRRAETFQADIFPPATGIHPAASAKEWFDGKTGIPNKIDLESIYEGGAPKEIASDYKPPAAAPAPVAEKPAPKKEEPKKEEPKPAPVVRSPPPTMNEQKGSISAMASKYQDNEEEEDDEDETSSFEEVSRPAQRHAAPVAKFVPPAQAPATTTPAAAAKPASPIKSPVSSAPASRTASSSAAPAPSSGGDSSLAEIKSLLEGQTKLISAQSQQIGLLAAEVEALKRKVSSGSQDQSERIRQLELELEEARS, encoded by the exons atggctggccGTTTTGTGCGGGCTTCCAAGTACC GACACGTCTTTGGCAAGTCGACGAGAAAGGAATTCTGCTACGACAACATCCACATCAGCCGCAATGCTTGGGACACAAACTTGGTCAAG GTCAACCCCGAGTATCTCTCAGTCAATTGGGATGCATCTGGCGGCGGCGCATTCGCCGTCGTCCCCCTGAGCGAGCGAGGAAAGGTGCCCGACCAGATCCCGCTGTTTCGCGGACATACCGCTTCTGTTCTCGACACGGATTG GAACCCTTTCAACGACAACATCATCGCCTCTGCGTCGGAAGATGGCAAGGTCTTTATCTGGGAGGTCCCTCAGGGCTTTACTCTTCACACTGACGCCGAGGATATCGTCGACGTTGCGCCCGTGAGCAAGCTGGCTGGTCACTCGAG AAAGGTCGGACAGGTCCTCTTCAACCCCTCGGCCGAGAACATCCTGGCGTCGGCGTCGGGCGACTTCAccgtcaagatctgggacgTGGGCACGGGCCAGTCTCCCCTGGTGCTCCGGCACAACGACATCGTCCAGAGCCTGTCATGGAACGCCAGCGGCAGCATGCTCGTCACCACCTCGCGCGATAAGAAGATCCGGGTGTGGGATGTCCGACAGGAGAAGCCCGTCCACGAGGCCCCCGGCCACGGTGGCGCAAAGAACAGTCGCGCTGTCTGGATGGGCGAGCACAACCGCTTCGCCACCACCggcttctcgaggatgagCGAACGTCAAATAGCCCTGTGGGAGCCGGGCAGGACTGAGCCCATCGGCGGCTTCACCATGCTGGACTCCATCTCTGGTGTCTGCATGCCTTTCTGGG ATGATGGTTCAAACTGCCTGTACCTTGCTGGCAAGGG TGACGGCAACATTCGATACTTTGAGTATGAGAACGACAAGTTCGAGTTCCTCAGCGAGTACAAGTCTGGCGACCCTCAGCGCGGCATTGCCTTTATGCCCCGACGAGGCATCAAC GTGCACGACAACGAGGTCATGAGAGCTTACAAGACGGTCAACGACTCTTACATTGAGCCCATCTCCTTCACTGTGCCTCGACGCGCCGAGACCTTCCAAGCCGACATCTTCCCTCCTGCCACTGGCATCCATCCTGCTGCCAGCGCCAAGGAGTGGTTCGACGGCAAGACCGGCATCCCTAACAAGATTGACCTCGAGAGCATCTATGAGGGTGGTGCCCCCAAGGAGATTGCCTCCGACTACAAGCCCCCTGctgccgctcccgctcccgtggctgagaagcccgcacccaagaaggaggagcctAAGAAGGAGGAGCCCAAGCCTGCTCCCGTTGTCCGATCTCCTCCCCCTACCATGAACGAGCAGAAGGGGTCCATCTCcgccatggcctccaagTACCAAgacaacgaggaggaagaggacgacgaggacgagaccTCGAGCTTCGAGGAAGTCTCGCGCCCTGCTCAACGTCATGCCGCCCCCGTGGCCAAGTTCGTCCCTCCCGCTCAGGCTCCCGCTACCACCACTCCCGCTGCCGCCGCGAAGCCAGCCTCCCCGATCAAGTCCCCCGTCTCCTCGGCCCCGGCCTCCCGCACCGCGTCAtcctctgctgctcctgcacccagcagcggcggcgacagCTCGCTCGCCGAGATCAAGTCGCTCCTCGAGGGCCagaccaagctcatcagCGCCCAGAGCCAGCAGATCGGTCTCCTAgccgccgaggtcgaggcgCTCAAGCGCAAGGTCAGCTCGGGCTCTCAGGACCAGAGTGAGCGCATCCGCCAGCTtgagctcgagctcgaggaggccagGTCCTGA